From a single Solanum dulcamara chromosome 4, daSolDulc1.2, whole genome shotgun sequence genomic region:
- the LOC129885003 gene encoding pterocarpan synthase 1-like: MSIPNFFFFPLIVALPLLYWAFNFQKQTKLVFYVHDYLSGHDTSAITVAGKDGPQTSVLSFGTMVAVDDPVTEGPDPMSKLIGRAQGMYINSQLDGKGLHLMFSVIFTDGEYKGSTLEIQGADLFAMKEREFSIVSGTGYFRFVRGYGIMTTQFIDIPNLRAILKLDVTVNHY, encoded by the coding sequence ATGTccattcctaatttttttttctttccacttATTGTTGCACTTCCACTTCTCTACTGGGCTTTCAACTTTCAAAAGCAAACAAAGCTAGTATTTTATGTCCATGATTATTTAAGTGGGCATGACACGTCTGCAATAACTGTGGCAGGTAAAGATGGGCCACAAACaagtgttctttcttttgggacaATGGTTGCAGTGGATGATCCAGTAACTGAAGGTCCAGATCCTATGTCCAAATTAATTGGTAGAGCCCAAGGCATGTACATAAATTCACAATTGGATGGCAAAGGTCTACACTTGATGTTTTCTGTTATTTTCACTGATGGGGAATACAAAGGGAGTACTTTAGAGATTCAAGGTGCTGATCTTTTTGCAATGAAGGAAAGGGAATTTTCAATTGTCTCTGGGACTGGCTATTTTAGATTTGTTAGAGGTTATGGTATAATGACAACTCAGTTTATTGATATTCCTAATTTGAGAGCTATTCTTAAGCTTGATGTTACTGTCAACCATTATTGA